TCTTTAAACTCATTATTTTCTTCCACGCCCAGATCGCCGGTTACCTCATCCTTTATCAATACCAGGCTGCCAGGAGGATAGTTAGCACGGTAACTGCCGCCAATACCTGCCTGGATCATTAAGTGAGGCCGTTGTTTGTCAATGGCTTTTGTAAGCCAGTAGGTGGTGCTCATACTGCCGACGCCCGTATTCAGGATCTCAAAATGGTTATTACCAATGATACAATCCCGTTCGGCTAAATAATTTATCGTGGGCTGAATTTCAAAGTTGGTGGCGGCTACCAGTAAAATTTCCATAGCGCAAATGTAAGCTTCAAGCCGCAAGCTGTAAGCTGCAAGCCCTGAAATTCAATGTTTCCGATTAAAATCAAAGACCCTGAGTTTTGAAGCCTTGTAGCTTGGGGCTTCAAGCTTGCGGCCCGGAGCCTGTAACATAAATTCCCGGTTCTGTCCTTTAAATCCCAACCCTTATCCGGAGAGCTTTGTGCCCGGTACCCTGAACCTTGTATCTTGTCCCTGCTAAATTGTACCTTTGCGGCAAATTTTCACGACAACAATGGTGTATCTGACTCGTGTTGAGCATTTTAATGCTGCTCATAAATTGTATAACCCCAACTGGAGCAAAGAGCAGAATGAGCTGGTTTTTGGAAAATGTGCCAATGAACACTGGCATGGTCATAACTACGAATTGTATGTGACCGTAAAAGGCCGGCCTAACCCCGATACGGGTTTTGTGTGTGATGTAAAGGCATTGAGCAAGATTATTAATCAATATGTTATTGAGCAATTAGATCATAAGAACCTGAATATGGATGTGCCGTTTATGAAGGACCAGCTTTGCTCAACCGAAAACCTGGCTATCGCTATCTGGAAACAGCTGCTACCGCAATTACCTGCAGGGGTGCAATTGCATGGCATTAAACTGTACGAAACACCCCGCATTTTTGTGGAGTATTTTGGTGAATAGAGCGTATATGTCGCACAGGCGACAATTGGCAAACAAAAAGCATATTTACTTTGTATTTTGAATAACATGAGCAAAAAAGTGGCAGTTTACCGAAAGGAACATTTTAATGCGGCCCACCGCTTATACAACCCTGCGTGGGATATGGCGAAGAATGATGCGGTGTTTGGTAAATGTAATAATCCCAATTTTCATGGCCACAATTATGAAGTAGTGGTAAAAGTTACCGGGGTACCTGATCCCGAAACCGGTTATGTGATGGACATGAAAATATTAAGCGACCTTATCAGGGACCATGTGCTTGAACAATTTGACCATAAGAACCTTAACCTCGATACAGTGTATTTTAAAACACTGAATCCAACGGCTGAAAATATTTGTGTGGTGATCTATGATTTGTTGCGTGCGCAAATAGCCCCCCAGTTCGATCTGCAGGTACGTTTATATGAAACGGAAAGAAATTTTGTAGAGTATCCGGCATAACGCTTTGCTTCCCAACATTAAGCATAAATAATCTAAACCATCGGAAATGGGCTTTAAAAAAATAGAACAATACGACGAGAAAATAATGCCGGGGCTTATTCACCACTACTCCGAATCACTGAAACTGCTGGGCGAGGATCCGCAACGGGAAGGGTTGGAGAAAACACCGGAACGCGTTGCCAAAGCCATGCAGTACATGATGCAGGGTTACGATCAGGATGCCAGGGCTATTTTAAATTCAGCCAAGTTTAAAGAACCTGTCAGTGAAATGATCCTGGTAAAAGATATTGAGTTGTACAGTATGTGCGAGCATCATATGCTGCCCTTCTTCGGCAAAGCACATATTGCCTATATTCCTAATGGATATATTACCGGTCTTAGCAAACTGGCCCGGGTGGTTGATGTATACGCCCGCCGTTTACAGGTACAGGAACGCCTTACCACCCAAATACTGGATGCCATTAAAGAAACTTTGAATCCACTGGGCGTGGCCGTGGTTATTGAAGCCAAACACCTTTGTATGATGATGCGCGGGGTGCAAAAACAAAATTCAGTTACCACAACATCGGCTTTCTGGGGTGAGTTTGAGAAGAACGAGACCCGTAGCGAGTTTACCAAGTTAATATCCAGCAGATTGCATTGATTTTACAAGTTAACAGGTTGACGGGTTAATAGGTTAACTTGTCAACCTGTTAACTCTTTCAACCTGCTTTTATATATCCCCTCAGCCATTCCTTTTTTGGGAATCTTCAAAAAGATAACATCTAAATTTGTATATATCATTTCTTACCCCACTTCCGACTTCTTTTTTGGATAGTTAAAACCTTTGTGGCATTTTTGTTTTTTAAACCCCTTTTTACATTATGACACATGCGTTTGTGTTCCCGGGACAGGGCTCCCAGTTTCCGGGGATGGGAAAAGACCATTATGAAAACAGCGCTTTTGCGAAAAGATTATTTGAACAGGCGAATGAGATCGTGGGGTTTCGTATTTCCGATATCATGTTTAACGGCACTGAAGAAGATCTGAAACAAACCAGGGTAACACAGCCCGCCATTTTTCTTCATTCTGTTATAGCCTTTAAAAGTATTGATAATGCCCGCCCCGAAATGGTGGCAGGCCATTCACTGGGTGAGTTTTCAGCATTAGTGGCTAATGGCGTTCTGAGCTTTGAAGATGGATTAAAATTAGTAAGCATCCGGGCACAGGCCATGCAAATAGCCTGCGAGTCAAATCCTTCCACCATGGCGGCCGTTCTGGGTCTCGATGATGCCAAAGTAGAAGAAATTTGCGCCCTGGTTCAGGAAGAAACCGATGAAGTGGTAGTACCGGCTAATTATAATTGCCCCGGACAGTTGGTTATAAGCGGAAGCATTAAAGGTATTGAAGTGGCTATTGAACGCCTGAAGGCTGCCGGCGCTAAACGCGCCCTGGTATTGCCAGTAAGCGGCGCTTTCCACTCCCCTTTAATGGAGCCAGCTAAAGCCGAATTGTCGAAAGCAATTGAAGCAATCACCTTCTATCATCCTAATTGTCCTGTTTATCAAAACGTTGTGGCGAAAGCAGTAGGCAATAAAGAAGATATTAAACAAAACCTGATCGATCAGCTCACCAGCGCGGTTAAATGGACCCAAAGCATTAAAACCATGATCACTGATGGGGGCGACCATTTCACTGAATGCGGTCCTGGTAAAGTATTACAAGGTTTGATCGGAAAGATCGACAAAAAAGTTACTACTGATGGCGTAAGCTAGAAGAAGGCAACGAGGCAACCGCCATCGAGGCAACGAGTAACAGCCTGACAGATAGTTACCCCCTAAACAAACAAAAGTGGATCACCTATAACAGATGATCCACTTTTGTATTTATAATTGTATTTAACTTGTTGCCTTGAGGCCTTATCGGAGCATCCCTTTAAACTTAGTTTTTCCCAGCGCCGCATTACTAAACAACACTTCTTCGGTTAAACCGAGGCGTTGTTGCGGGGTAACAGCCATGCGGGCGTAAGAACCGCTGCTGATAAAATGCAACACCGCGTTCAAACACTCTTCGCTGCCATCGCCCCAGTCCTTATCGAGGCCGTCAACCACCTGGTGGTCAAGGGCTAACCCGTTGAAATAATTTCCCTCGCCCAGTTTATTTACTGTACGGAACGACACCGGGAAAATATACCAGTCAAATACCGGTATAGGGTAAAAACCAACCGGTTTGCCATGGGTATGGGTGGGGCCAACCAGTTCTACATCCAGATACGGCTTTAAACTGTTTATCAACAGCTCACTGGCCGATGCCGTGTTCTGGCTTACTATAAAGAAAAGCCGGCTGAGATTGAGGCTGCCCTTTTTTGCAAAATTCTCCGTGGTATTGTACGCAATGTATTTGTCGTTAAACTCTTCGGTAAGCATTATCTGGTTGTTACCAGCTGCAGGCACCAGGTAATTGGCCAGCAGGTTCTGTACAGACACATAACCACCGCCGTTATAACGCAGGTCAACTACAACATCCTGCACATGCTCACTGCCGAACTTATTAAAGATGCGTTCAAATTCATTACTGATCTCAATGGTGTCGCCCAGGAAAGAATTGAATACAAAATAGCCGGTTTTATTACCATTGCTGTTATAAACAGAATCGAACAACAGCGGATGTTCGCGGTAAGAAGAAGCTTTTAAAGTGATGGTGGTATCGGTATTATTGGGGCGGCCAAAAACAAATGTGCCGGCAGGGCTTTGGTATACAGCCCTTATGATATCATTGGAATTGGCAACCGTAAAATTGGAAACGCCGTTGATTTGTTTGATGTGCCAGCTGCGTTTGATGCCAGCTTTGCCCGAGGGTGATTCCCGTTCTACATACGATACGCGCAGATCGTCATCGGCATAGAAAAAAATGTTCATCCCAAAGTCACCGCCAATACCGGTGCTCAGCTTGTTCCAGTCAGATTGCAGCATGGCGAAACTCCACCTGTCAACCGGCAGATTGAACCCCGGCTCTGAGCTGTAAGCCCTGATGCCTTCCATCACTGCATTGGGATCCGTGAACAGGTGGGGATCGAGTGAAGCAGGAATGTTGTTATGCCACAGATAAATATCACGTGCGTAGTTAACAGTGGTATCAACTTTGACCTCACTGCTAATTACGTCATGATTTTTTCTGCAGCTCGCCAGTGTAATCCCGGCTATGATAGCGCCTGCTACGATCGTTTTCATAAAATGAAACTGAACTTTTTCTATGTGACCTAAACAGGAATAATTCTTACTTAAATATAAATTGAAAGTAACTCACAAATCATAGGAGGGATATTAATCAGAATACTTTAACAAGTTACAAATAATTAAGGAAAAAGTTTAAACCGGAATGCTGCAGTTGATCCATTCGGGGTCAAAATGCGCTTTGTATTTTTTGTAGAAATTAATGGCCGGTTCGTTCCATTCCAGTACCTGCCATACTATTCCGTTGAATTGTTTTTCTTTTGCCTCCACAATCAATTGATCGAACAGTTTTTTGCCCAGGCCCTGCCCCCGCATTTTCTCGGTAACGATCAGGTCTTCCAGGTACATCCGCTGCCCCTTCCAGGTGCTGTACCGGATGTAATACATAGCAAAACCTTCTACCTGTCCGTCAACTTCGGCAACCAGGGCCCACCAAACGGGCTGTTTGCCAAAACCACTTTCCACAAAATGTTCCATGGTAACGGTCACCTCCTGCGGTGCTTTTTCATATTCCGCCAACTCGCGGATCAGTTCCAGTAACCGGGCACAATCTTCTTTTACTGCATGACGAATTCTTATTTCCATGTTTGTTTTGTAAGTATTATAAATTATTTCAAATTAACTATCAGTTACCGGTCGCCGGTTACCGGTAACTGGGAACCGGGACCTTTTACAAAACGGCCGGGTTTGGCGCCGGTGTGTTCGCCATCTTTTAAAACAGGCACCCCATTCACCAGCACATGCACCATGCCGGTGGCAAACTGGTGCGGTTTGTCGTACGTGGCGTGGTCCTGGATGGCGGCCGGGTCAAAAATAACCACATCGGCATAGTTACCGGCTTTCAGTTCACCCCGTTTTTCAATACGTAAATTAGTGGCCGGCAACTTACTCAGTTTACGAATGGCTTCTGCCAGTGATAACACTTTTTCATCCCGCACATATTTACCCAGCAACCGCGCTACATTTCCATACGCCCGGGGATGACAATTAAACTGCAGAAAAACGCCATCGGGTGTGTAGGAGCCTTCATCGGAACCAAAACTTACCCAGGGCAGTTGTTGTTCCTTCTTAACGTTCTCTTCATCCATTAAAAAATAAATGGATGCAATATTAGAGCTGTCCTGCACAAGCAGGTCCATTACCGTTTCTTCCGGTGAAGTATGGCGTATAGCGGCGATCGCAGCCAGTGATTTGCCGGTGTATTTTTTCAGGCTGTCCTGCCTGAACCCTACTAACAGGATCTGATCGGGTGAACCGGCTGCTACATAAAAGTTCTCCCATTTATCTGTAGGCGTAACCATATCGCGGATGGTTTGTTTGCGAATGGCGGGGTCCTGCAAACGCTCGCGTAATTTTCCAAAGCCACCATCCTGTAAAGTGGGCGGCAGTGTAGCGGCCAACCCGGTTCCGCCAGCCAGGTAATTATACATGTCTGCCGTAATATTCACCCCTTCGGCGCGGGCCCGCTCAATACGCCGGATCACGCTGTCCATTTTGCTCCAGTTGCTTTTACCTGCAGCTTTCAGGTGATATATTTCGGCATGGATGTGTGCGCGTTTGGCAATGGTTATCAGTTCTTCCACGGCCTCGTGCAACTGCGTGCCTTCACTCCGGATATGGGAAATATAAGAACCGCCATAGCGGGATGCTTCATCGCACAGGGCCACCAGTTCATCGGTTTTGGCAAAAAAGGCGGGCGGGTATATAAGGGAAGAACCAACACCCAGCGCGCCTTCCTTCATAGACTGCGCCACCAGTTGCCGCATGCTTTCCAGTTCGGCAGGAGTAGGATCGCGGTTATCTTCACCTATTATATAACGGCGAAGCGTGGTGGCGCCCACAAAGGAGGCCACGTTGCACGAAACGCCTTTGTGTTGTAAAAATTCCAGGTATTCGCCCAGGCTTGTCCAGGCAACCTTGTATTTGACAGCGGTTTGAGCCTGTTCCATTTCTTTTGCCATGGCAGGTGACAGCGGGCCCATGCTTTCCCCCTCGCCCATCACTTCCAGCGTTACGCCCTGCCTGATATCGCTTTGTGAACGGCCATCCTGGATCAATGATTCATTGGCCCAGCTAAGCATATTGATGAAACCGGGCGCTACGGCCAGGCCTTTTGCATCAATTACCTGGCGCGAATGGGCGTCACTGAGGTTACCGATAAACGCAATGGTATCGGCATTAACAGCTATATCGCCCGTATAAGGTTGTTTGCCATTGCCATCGTAGATGGTGCCGTTACGGATAATAAGGTCGTACTTATTGGCTTCTGATAGTTTACAGGACTCACCAATAATAACTATGCATAGTGCTGTTAACCAGGGGTAGTGTTTCATATAGTGAAGTTGCAGGTTACAGGTTCCAGGTTTCAGGGGGTAAGGCATAAACAGCGAATCGGTAATAAGGGCCATGCAACCTGTAACTTGTAACAGGTAACGCCTGTTTTGCCAGCGAGGTAAAGCCTGTATATGGATATTGTTCGTTAGCCATTGTTTAAAAATATTGAATATCAAATGAAAAATGTTGAATATAGAAGTAAAAATTACTTCTACATTCAACATTCAATACTCAAATTCAATATTTTAATATCCCCACTTAATCAGCGTGGCGCCCCAGGTAAAGCCCCCGCCAAAAGCCGCAAGCACAATGTTGTCGCCTTTTTTCAGTTGACTTTCCCAGTCCCACAAACACAGCGGAATGGTGCCGGCTGTGGTATTGCCATAGCGTTGGATATTCAGCATTACTTTATCGTGGCTCAACCCAATACGGTCGGCCGTAGCATCGATGATGCGTTTGTTGGCCTGATGAGGTACCAGCCAGGCGATATCATCACCGGTGAGGTTATTTCTTTCCAGCAGTTCAGCGCTTACATCTGCCATGCCTTTTACGGCTGCCTTGAAAACGGGCTGTCCTTCCTGGTAAATGTAATGTTCTTTGTTGGCCACTGTTTCGGCAGTAGCCGGGCGTAGTGATCCGCCTGCTTTCATGTGCAGGTGCGGACAGCCGCCGCCATCGCTTCTGAGAATACTGTCCTGTACGCCATACCCTTCGGTATTGGCTTCCAGCAATACAGCCGCTCCGCCATCGCCAAAGATGATGCAGGTAGTACGATCGCTGTAATCTACAATGGAACTCATTTTATCGCCACCGGCCACAATCACTTTTTTATAACGGCCGCTTTCAATAAGGGCAGCACCGGTAGTAAGGGCATACAAAAAGCCGCTGCAGGCTGCCAGCAGGTCAAAGCCCCAGGCATTTTTCAGCCCGGCTTTATGGCATACCAGGTTAGCGGTTGAAGGAAATATCATATCTGGGGTAACCGTTCCCACTACCAGAGCGTCAATTTCCAGGGGGCTTATGCCTCTTTTTTTCAGGATCTGTTCAACAGCAGGAGTCAGGAGATCTGAAGTTCCTTTCTGTCCTTTCAAAATTCGTCTTTCTTCAATCCCGGTACGGCTCCGGATCCATTCGTCGTTGGTATCTACTATTTTTTCTAAATCAGCATTAGTCAGCTTGTCTTCCGGAACAAAACCACCAACTGCTGTGATGGCGGCAGTAATTTTTTGCGTCATGCTACTTTTATACAAGTTTGATATTGAATTATTTTTAAGAACAAAGTCACTATCAATGAGTAAATAAGCTGGCAAAGATAGGGCAAAGCCAGTTATTCAGTTCACAGTTCAAAGTTCAGGGTTGAACGTTTGGAATGTCGATTACAGCTAGTACATTGCCGATTGCCTGCTGCAGACCGCCGATTCTGGCATTATTTCTGACCTTACTATAACGTTCTCATTAACTAAAAGTTATATGAAAACCAGCCGAATTACGAAATCGGCACATTCAACAAACTATCAACCAGAATCCGTTATTTTCGCTCTATGATCGCATTTGTAAGAGGACAGTTTGTTCTAAAAACACCAGCCGTTGTACACATCGAAGCCAACGGCGTGGGCTACGAGCTTCATATAAGTCTGAATACCTATTCACATATCCAGTCGCTCGACAAAGGACTGTTGTATACGCACTTGCACATTAAGGAAGATGCGCATACCCTCTATGGCTTCTTCGATGTGGCAGAAAAAGAGTTATTCCAGCAGCTCTTAAGCGTATCGGGCGTGGGAGCAGCTACCGCCCGCATGATGCTGTCTTCCCTGAAACCTGAAGAACTGTCGGCGGCTATTGTGCAGGGAAATACCAGATTACTGGAGTCAATTAAGGGTATCGGGAAGAAGTCGGCCGAACGTATCGTATTGGAACTGAAGGATAAACTCAGCAAATCCAAACCGGGTCTAAATATTTCACCTTTGATTAACAATACGCTGGAACAGGACGCGTTAAATGCCCTGATTGCACTGGGGATTGCCCGATCTTCGGCCGAACAGGCAGTACAACGCGTTGTAAAAGCGGAACCTTCTCTCAGTGCTGTTGAGGAAATAATTAAGAAAGCTCTAAAAACCATATAAGCCTATCGGACTGGAACTCTACCTAACTAATTCTTTAGAGAAGATTGTTACGCTTATACAGAAACCGATTAACCATTGTGTTAATAGCTGCCTGTGTTGGTTTGAGTTCAACCGCAAGGGCTTTCTATGCCCCTTTCCAGGATACGAGCGGAAAGCAAACCCCGGCTACTGACACCCTGAAGTATCCCCTGCACGACCGGCGGGGCGACTACTTTACCTTTCCTCAGCGGAAATCCCTGGGCCTTAAAGACCCGGCAAACATCCAGGATTCCATAGTTTACGATCCCAAAACAAAACAGTACTACATCATTGAAAAGATAGGCGACTTCTATTACCGGAAGCCCACTTACCTCACTTTTGATGAGTTCATGAAATTGATGGCCAGTAAACAGGAAAGCGATTACTTTAAGAAAAGATCTGATATCCTCAATTCGCTCAACCGCAAAATGCTGAAACCTAAAATGTCGATGACAGATAACCTGTTCAATCGCATTTTCGGGAATGGCAAAATTGAGATCAAACCCCAGGGTGAGGTGAACATCATTGCCGGTTATCAGGGTCAGAATATCAAGAACCCGGCCCTGCCCGAGCGGGCCCGCAGAAACGGGGGATTCGATTTTGACATGAACGCCAACCTTAGTGTAATCGGTAATATCGGCGACAAGCTGAAATTGCCCATCAGCTACAACACCCTGGCCAACTTCGATTTCGACAACCAGCTAAAACTCGACTATACCGGTAACGAGGATGAGATCATAAAAAAGATAGAAGCTGGTAATATTTCGTTCTCATCAAAAGGAACCCTGATCCCCGGCGCCCAGCAATTGTTTGGGATAAAAACCCAGCTGCAGTTCGGGAAACTGTACATCACCGGTGTACTCGCCAACCAGCGATCGCAAAAACAATCGCTGGGATTACAGGGCGGATCGGCCAATACCTACTTTGAGTTCAAGGCCGATGATTATGAGGAGAACCGCCACTTCCTGTTAGCCCAGTACTTCCGCCAGAATTACAACAAAGCCATGTCCAAGTTGCCCATAGTAAGTTCGCAGGTGCAGATACTACGCGTGGAAGTTTGGGTAACCAACCGGAACGGGTCCACTACCGAAACAAGAGATGTGGTTGGTTTGATGGACCTTGGGGAGCCCAATCCCTTCTACCGGCCCGGCACCGGCAACCCGAATGCCCTGCCCAACAACGATGCCAACCCACTTTTCCGCCAGATCATAAACGACCCCAGCAGCCGCAACTCATCGGCCATTACCAGCAAGTTGCAGTCCATGGGGTTGAGCCCGGTACAGGACTTTGAAAAAACATTTGCGCGGAAGTTAGGACCAAGCGATTTCACCTTCAACCCACAGGTAGGTTATATCTCAGTTAACCAGCCATTGCAGCCAGACGAGGTACTGGGCGTGGCTTATCAGTACACCTATAACGGTCACGTTTACCAGGTGGGGGAGTTTTCGCAGGATGTGCCACCCGATACCACGGTTAGCGGCGCCGGTACACAAAAAGTGTTGTTCCTGAAATTATTGAAAGCTACTTCACAACGTACCAACCTGCCCATCTGGGACCTGATGATGAAAAACGTGTACACCCTTAAAACAAAAGATGGCAGCTACCTCTCTGGTGTACAGGCAGCAGATTTTAAACTGAACGTTTTATACGAAGAACCAAGTTTAGGTCAGAAGCGCTTTTTACCTGAAGGCGATCAACCCGGGGTGCCCTTGCTGACCCTGTTGAACCTGGACCGGTTAAATGCGCACAACGACCCCCTGCCCGATGGGGTGTTCGACTACCTGGAAGGTTTTACCATTCAATCGCAGCAGGCGCGCATCATCTTTCCCTTTCTGGAACCCTTCGGGCGCGACCTCGATTCCGTAGCCTTCCGAAACAGTTCGTCCGACATAAAAGCCAAATACGAATACCTTCAACTCTACGATACCATTAAGGCAATAGCGCAAACCTATGCCAACCTCGACCGGTATGTGATCAGCGGTTATGCCAAGGGATCGAGCAATTCTGAAATTTCACTGGGCGCCTTTAACGTGCCGCAGGGTTCGGTAAGTGTAACTGCCGGCGGACAGGTGCTTGTGGAGAACGTGGATTATTCGGTTGACTACAACCTGGGTACGGTGAAGATCCTTAACCAGGCCATCCTGAACGCAGGCCTGCCCGTAAATGTGCAGTTTGAGAACAATGCCGGGTATGGCATTCAGCAGCGAAACTTTATGGGATTGCGGCTCGACTATATGGCCAAACAAACCGCCCGGGAGCAGTTATCTATTGGCGCCTCGCTGGTACGGTTGGGGGAACGTCCCTTCTTTACCAAAACCAGTTACAATGAAGACCCCATTCGTAACACGATGTACGGGGTGGACTTCAACTACATGACGCAGGCACCGCGCCTTACCAGCTGGTTAGATAAACTGCCTTTTTACCATACCACCGAAATGAGTACCGTTACTGCATATGGTGAAGCGGCTTATCTGAAACCGGGTCACCCGCCACAAATTGGTAAGGGCAGTGAAAGCCAGGTATTCATCGATGACTTTGAAGGCGCGCGCAATGCCATTGACCTGCGTTTTCCATTGGTGAGCTGGGGCATTTCATCAACCCCCGCCGGTAACGGCCTGTTCCCCGAAGCTACTATGCGGGATACCGTGGACTATGGTTTCAACCGCGCCAAGCTGGCCTTTTATAATATTGAACCGGTATTGCAGGACAAAACAAGTCCCGACAACCCCATCAACAAACAGTTACTGAACGACCCGCGTGTTCGTTCGGTAAACGTGAAAGATATTTACCCGCAAAAAACACCCGACCTGGGACAGGGAAGCCTGGTTACTTTCGATATGGCCTACTACCCTACGGAAAAAGGTCCTTATAACTACGATGCCCGTCCGGGTAGCGTTGATGCCAACGGCCGGTTATTAAATCCAAAAAAACGCTGGGGTGGTATCATGCGCGGACTTGACCAGGTTGATTTTGAAACCGGCAACGTAGAGTTCATCGAGTTCTGGTTGCAGGACCCTTACATCCTGAACCCCAACAGCACGGGTGGTGAACTGTATTTTAACCTGGGTAATATTTCGGAAGACGTTTTAAAGGACGGCAAACGCTTTTTTGAAAACGGGATCAGCGGCGCCGTTACCACTGCGCGCGAAGATTCAGCCACTGTTTGGGGTAAGGTACCTGCCAACCCCATCCAGGTAACACAGGCCTTCAGTAATGATCCGGGCGACCGTCCGCTGCAGGATGCCGGTTTTGACGGGCTGGTAGATGATGCCGAGAAAGTAAAATTCCAGGGTTACTTAAATCAATTACAAAGCATTGGCGCCAACGCTTATAATGCTGCGGTAAATGACCCTTCAAGCGACGACTACGTAAACTACCGGAATGCAAAATTCGGTTCAAACGATGGTATTCTTATCCGTTATAAAAATATCAACAACCCGCAGGGCAACTCACCCGTTGCCGGCAGCGGCGATAAATTCGTAAGCGCCTTTACACTCTATCCCGACCAGGAAGAGTTCAACCGCGATAACACGCTGAACGAACTGGAAGAGTATTTCCAGTATAAAGTTGAGCTGAAAAAGGATAGCTTTCACGTTGGAACCAACTTCATCACGGACAGTATTGTCGTTCACCCAAGCGGCAGCCCTACCGAAACCTGGTACCTGTTCCGCATCCCTATAGCTCAATACGAGAAAAAAATTGGTAACATCCCCGACTTCAAGTCAATCCGGTTCATCCGGATGTTCATGACCGGTTTTGAAGATTCAGTAGTGTGTCGTTTTGCCAAACTGGAACTGGTGCGTAACCAATGGCGTGGGTTCAACTACCAGCTGGATACAGCCAATACCTATGTGCCCATTCCCGCCAATACGCCCACTACGGTAAAACAACTGGCCGTGAATGTGGAAGAAAATTCATCGCGATACCCTGTGAACTATAAAACGCCTCCGGGCGTGGTTCGTCAGCAACAATTAAGCAACAACAACGTAAACCTGCTGCAGAACGAACAATCACTGAGCTTACAGGTTTGTAACCTGGGCAAGGGCGATGCCAGAGGGGTGTTCAAAACCATCAACCTCGACCTTCGCCAGTACAAGCAGTTACAGATGTACGTACACGCCGAATCGGTAAAAAGCGCAGGCGACATTAAAAACGGAGAGCTGTATGCCATTATCCGTTTGGGTAACGACCTTATCAGTAACTTTTATGAAGTAAAGATCCCCCTGAATATTACGCCCTGGGGTACCACTGATGATGACCTGATATGGCCCGCGGTCAATAACCTGGATATGGCGCTCGACAGGCTGACCAAATTAAAAGTATCACGCAACAGCAATACTGCCAACGCTTATAAATACTACCAGGAAATTGATGCCGATGGTAAACAGTATGCAATCCTTGGTAACCCCAACCTGGGTGAAATAAGGTCATTCTTTATTGGAGTACAGAACCCTAACCGCCTGGAAGCCTGTACCGAGATCTGGTTTAACGAGCTGCGGTTAAGCGGCCTTGATGAGCATGGCGCCTGGGCAGCCACGGGCCGCCTGGACATAAAGCTCGCCGACCTGGGCACTGTATACATCTCCGCAAGCGCCAGAACCGCCGGCTGGGGAACGCTGGAACAACGGGTGAACGAACGCTCACGCGAAGCCTACACCCAAATGGACGTTGCCACCAACCTGGAACTGGGCAAACTGCTGCCGGCTA
The Niastella koreensis GR20-10 genome window above contains:
- a CDS encoding 6-pyruvoyl trahydropterin synthase family protein — its product is MVYLTRVEHFNAAHKLYNPNWSKEQNELVFGKCANEHWHGHNYELYVTVKGRPNPDTGFVCDVKALSKIINQYVIEQLDHKNLNMDVPFMKDQLCSTENLAIAIWKQLLPQLPAGVQLHGIKLYETPRIFVEYFGE
- a CDS encoding 6-pyruvoyl trahydropterin synthase family protein, whose amino-acid sequence is MSKKVAVYRKEHFNAAHRLYNPAWDMAKNDAVFGKCNNPNFHGHNYEVVVKVTGVPDPETGYVMDMKILSDLIRDHVLEQFDHKNLNLDTVYFKTLNPTAENICVVIYDLLRAQIAPQFDLQVRLYETERNFVEYPA
- the folE gene encoding GTP cyclohydrolase I FolE — protein: MGFKKIEQYDEKIMPGLIHHYSESLKLLGEDPQREGLEKTPERVAKAMQYMMQGYDQDARAILNSAKFKEPVSEMILVKDIELYSMCEHHMLPFFGKAHIAYIPNGYITGLSKLARVVDVYARRLQVQERLTTQILDAIKETLNPLGVAVVIEAKHLCMMMRGVQKQNSVTTTSAFWGEFEKNETRSEFTKLISSRLH
- the fabD gene encoding ACP S-malonyltransferase, encoding MTHAFVFPGQGSQFPGMGKDHYENSAFAKRLFEQANEIVGFRISDIMFNGTEEDLKQTRVTQPAIFLHSVIAFKSIDNARPEMVAGHSLGEFSALVANGVLSFEDGLKLVSIRAQAMQIACESNPSTMAAVLGLDDAKVEEICALVQEETDEVVVPANYNCPGQLVISGSIKGIEVAIERLKAAGAKRALVLPVSGAFHSPLMEPAKAELSKAIEAITFYHPNCPVYQNVVAKAVGNKEDIKQNLIDQLTSAVKWTQSIKTMITDGGDHFTECGPGKVLQGLIGKIDKKVTTDGVS
- a CDS encoding S41 family peptidase → MKTIVAGAIIAGITLASCRKNHDVISSEVKVDTTVNYARDIYLWHNNIPASLDPHLFTDPNAVMEGIRAYSSEPGFNLPVDRWSFAMLQSDWNKLSTGIGGDFGMNIFFYADDDLRVSYVERESPSGKAGIKRSWHIKQINGVSNFTVANSNDIIRAVYQSPAGTFVFGRPNNTDTTITLKASSYREHPLLFDSVYNSNGNKTGYFVFNSFLGDTIEISNEFERIFNKFGSEHVQDVVVDLRYNGGGYVSVQNLLANYLVPAAGNNQIMLTEEFNDKYIAYNTTENFAKKGSLNLSRLFFIVSQNTASASELLINSLKPYLDVELVGPTHTHGKPVGFYPIPVFDWYIFPVSFRTVNKLGEGNYFNGLALDHQVVDGLDKDWGDGSEECLNAVLHFISSGSYARMAVTPQQRLGLTEEVLFSNAALGKTKFKGMLR
- a CDS encoding GNAT family N-acetyltransferase, with the protein product MEIRIRHAVKEDCARLLELIRELAEYEKAPQEVTVTMEHFVESGFGKQPVWWALVAEVDGQVEGFAMYYIRYSTWKGQRMYLEDLIVTEKMRGQGLGKKLFDQLIVEAKEKQFNGIVWQVLEWNEPAINFYKKYKAHFDPEWINCSIPV
- a CDS encoding N-acyl-D-amino-acid deacylase family protein — encoded protein: MKHYPWLTALCIVIIGESCKLSEANKYDLIIRNGTIYDGNGKQPYTGDIAVNADTIAFIGNLSDAHSRQVIDAKGLAVAPGFINMLSWANESLIQDGRSQSDIRQGVTLEVMGEGESMGPLSPAMAKEMEQAQTAVKYKVAWTSLGEYLEFLQHKGVSCNVASFVGATTLRRYIIGEDNRDPTPAELESMRQLVAQSMKEGALGVGSSLIYPPAFFAKTDELVALCDEASRYGGSYISHIRSEGTQLHEAVEELITIAKRAHIHAEIYHLKAAGKSNWSKMDSVIRRIERARAEGVNITADMYNYLAGGTGLAATLPPTLQDGGFGKLRERLQDPAIRKQTIRDMVTPTDKWENFYVAAGSPDQILLVGFRQDSLKKYTGKSLAAIAAIRHTSPEETVMDLLVQDSSNIASIYFLMDEENVKKEQQLPWVSFGSDEGSYTPDGVFLQFNCHPRAYGNVARLLGKYVRDEKVLSLAEAIRKLSKLPATNLRIEKRGELKAGNYADVVIFDPAAIQDHATYDKPHQFATGMVHVLVNGVPVLKDGEHTGAKPGRFVKGPGSQLPVTGDR